A genome region from Nicotiana tabacum cultivar K326 chromosome 13, ASM71507v2, whole genome shotgun sequence includes the following:
- the LOC107827013 gene encoding NADH-cytochrome b5 reductase-like protein — MALNPDKWIEFKLQDRAPVSHNSHLFRFSFDPSSKLGLDIASCILTRAPMGENAEGKPKYVIRPYTPISDPDSKGYFDLLIKVYPEGKMSQHFASLKPGDVLEVKGPIEKLRYSPNMKKHIGMIAAGSGITPMLQVIEAILKNPDDHTQVSLIYANVSPDDILLKKKLDVLAATHPNLKVFYTVDSPTNDWRGGIGYVSKDMIVKGLPPPSDDTLILVCGPPGMMKHLSGEKPKPREQGELTGLLKDVGFTENMVYKF, encoded by the exons atgg CTCTAAATCCTGATAAATGGATTGAATTTAAGCTGCAAGATCGAGCACCAGTTAGCCACAATAGTCATCTGTTCAG GTTTTCATTCGATCCTTCTTCAAAGTTAGGTCTTGATATTGCATCTTGCATTCTTACGAG GGCACCGATGGGAGAAAATGCTGAAGGAAAACCAAAATATGTCATTCGACC TTATACTCCTATATCTGATCCAGATTCCAAGGGATACTTTGATTTGTTAATTAAA GTTTATCCTGAAGGGAAAATGAGCCAGCATTTTGCAAGCTTAAAACCCGGCGATGTACTTGAAGTGAAAGG GCCCATTGAGAAATTGCGTTATAGTCCAAACATGAAGAAACATATAGGCATG ATTGCAGCGGGCAGTGGCATCACTCCAATGCTCCAGGTGATAGAGGCCATTCTTAAAAACCCTGACGATCATACTCAG GTCTCGTTGATTTATGCTAATGTGTCACCTGATGACATACTGCTAAAGAAGAAGCTTGATGTACTTGCGGCAACTCACCCTAATCTCAAG GTATTTTACACTGTAGATAGTCCAACCAATGATTGGAGAGGCGGCATCGGTTACGTATCAAAGGACATGATTGTGAAAGGACTACCTCCGCCCAGTGATGATACACTTATCCTT GTATGTGGCCCTCCTGGGATGATGAAACATTTATCTGGCGAAAAGCCAAAACCTCGTGAGCAAGGCGAG CTAACTGGACTACTCAAGGATGTTGGCTTTACAGAAAACATGGTGTACAAATTTTAA
- the LOC107831300 gene encoding uncharacterized protein LOC107831300, giving the protein MDTTQEVNTMLKQHVSILGEQITSIATGSIQPPSEFLVAEVPRRLSVALNYLKRLCASLDGLDDLSCALCLLRSSPYLQHLEVKVSMDELDDEVEVSASFSVVTLNHLRTVEIEGITGTILDMQLIKLLLAKSPMLVRMLIEPDLYLGKQRKRS; this is encoded by the exons ATGGATACTACTCAAGAGGTTAATACTATGCTCAAGCAGCATGTTAGTATTCTTGGTGAACAGATCACTTCTATTGCTACTGGTAGCATCCAACCTCCATCAGAG TTCTTGGTTGCTGAAGTACCAAGAAGGCTTTCCGTTGCTCTTAACTATCTTAAACGTCTTTGCGCATCTCTGGATGGACTAGACGATCTTTCCTGTGCTCTTTGCTTGCTGCGAAGCTCCCCATATTTACAACATCTTGAAGTGAAG GTATCTATGGATGAATTGGATGATGAAGTTGAAGTTTCTGCAAGCTTCTCAGTTGTGACATTGAATCACCTCAGGACTGTTGAAATTGAAGGAATAACAGGCACAATACTTGATATGCAGCTTATCAAGCTTCTATTGGCCAAATCTCCGATGCTGGTGAGAATGCTAATTGAGCCAGACTTATATTTGGGTAAACAAAGAAAAAGGAGCTGA
- the LOC107831299 gene encoding F-box/FBD/LRR-repeat protein At1g13570-like, protein MMPPKRRKYCRSLPPDVLSDLPDNVIDVILMCLPCKDAVRTSILSKKWRYHWCRLTKLTLDSSLWVTKKDLLNPTVKFTKIIYQLLSLHEGPITKFTLNIGFLENSPDIGNFISFLSRKDIQHLVLDLSWKMLYKLPSSLFTCSQLRHLTLRNCLMHPPSAFQGFDMLTSLELCNVKISSVLLESLISRCRVLTRLILNIPEILSIIEINAPMLRSFNFRGDISFICLKNVPLLVKVSLAGDDMRAENLDFAKVFESCSALEHLRLDFFNAMFYDDYDEAPTRRPFVLNSVKRFYLPHIMLIDSYKLSFALFLIRSLPCLEYLEIQVYNEDDSGTEESLELKHLSNVTFNHLREVKIELFTGRTSEMQLIKLLLANSPVLVRMLIDRRFLDDEPLDTRLQVFAEISKFSHASPKAEVVYLD, encoded by the exons ATGATGCCTCCTAAGAGAAGAAAGTATTGTCGAAGTTTACCTCCTGACGTCCTTAGCGACCTTCCTGATAATGTAATCGATGTCATTCTGATGTGTTTGCCTTGTAAAGATGCTGTGAGGACTAGCATCTTATCGAAGAAATGGAGGTATCACTGGTGTAGACTTACAAAGTTGACGCTTGATTCATCTCTGTGGGTAACAAAAAAAGATTTACTAAACCCTACAGTCAAATTTACAAAGATTATCTACCAGCTTTTGTCCCTTCATGAAGGACCCATTACTAAGTTTACCCTTAACATTGGTTTTCTAGAAAACTCTCCTGACATTGGTAACTTCATCTCTTTCCTCTCTAGGAAAGACATTCAACATCTTGTTCTTGACCTTTCGTGGAAAATGCTATACAAATTGCCTTCTTCACTTTTCACTTGTTCGCAGCTGAGGCATCTAACTCTTCGTAACTGTTTAATGCATCCTCCATCGGCCTTTCAAGGTTTTGATATGTTAACCAGCTTGGAACTATGTAATGTTAAAATTTCTTCTGTATTGCTCGAAAGTTTAATATCTCGTTGTCGGGTGCTTACGAGGTTGATTCTGAATATCCCAGAAATTTTAAGCATTATTGAAATTAATGCCCCAATGTTGAGATCGTTTAATTTTAGAGGCGATATAAGTTTTATCTGCTTAAAGAATGTCCCTCTTCTGGTAAAAGTATCTCTGGCAGGTGACGATATGAGGGCAGAGAATCTTGATTTTGCAAAGGTTTTCGAGTCTTGTTCTGCTCTCGAGCATCTCCGCTTGGACTTCTTTAATGCCATG TTCTATGATGATTACGATGAAGCACCAACAAGGCGTCCCTTTGTTCTTAACAGCGTCAAACGATTTTACCTGCCTCATATTATGCTGATAGATTCATATAAGCTCTCATTTGCGCTTTTCTTGATAAGAAGCCTCCCATGTTTAGAATATCTCGAAATACAG GTTTACAATGAAGATGATAGTGGTACAGAGGAATCCCTTGAACTCAAACACTTGTCAAACGTGACATTTAATCACCTAAGGGAAGTTAAGATAGAACTCTTTACAGGAAGAACGTCTGAGATGCAGCTTATCAAGCTTTTGTTAGCCAACTCCCCAGTGTTGGTCAGAATGCTAATCGATCGACGGTTTCTAGATGATGAACCTCTTGACACAAGATTACAAGTTTTCGCTgagatatcaaaattttcacatgCATCACCTAAAGCAGAAGTAGTCTATTTAGATTAA